The following coding sequences lie in one Thermosulfuriphilus ammonigenes genomic window:
- a CDS encoding sensor histidine kinase, with protein MDQWVKRKVGKILIVEDYLDTAEILRRILERNGFEAEIAVTGAEALEKVSRWRPEVIILDISLPDANGLDLIAPIRRELPETAIIVLTAYAELENAIRSVREGAADFIAKPFENEYLLHTVRRCLETKRLRERLRMAEKLRALGEMAAGIAHDFNNILSAMRAHLLVLKKRLGDQSQEEFRSLEMALKDGMAIVERLRGFGKKQEHLSRQLVDINELIRDAVAMTRPKWRHESLKKGHPIEIDLALSPLPRVMVNPSDIREVLVNLIFNAVEAMPQGGKITISSAKEADRVIVQVQDTGIGMDEETKSRIFDPFFTTKGHGSGLGLSLSYTICQSHGGTLEVESEPGKGSTFTLSLPVAPES; from the coding sequence ATGGATCAGTGGGTGAAGAGGAAAGTAGGTAAGATCCTCATCGTCGAAGATTATCTGGATACGGCGGAGATCCTGCGGCGGATTCTGGAACGAAACGGGTTTGAGGCCGAGATCGCCGTCACCGGAGCCGAGGCTCTAGAGAAGGTTTCCCGCTGGAGGCCAGAGGTGATTATTCTGGATATCAGTCTCCCCGATGCTAACGGTCTGGATCTCATCGCCCCTATAAGGCGAGAGCTTCCCGAGACGGCTATCATTGTGCTTACCGCCTATGCCGAACTGGAGAATGCCATTCGTTCTGTCCGCGAAGGGGCCGCCGACTTCATCGCTAAGCCCTTTGAGAACGAATACTTACTCCATACAGTAAGACGGTGTCTGGAGACCAAACGACTGAGAGAGCGCCTGCGTATGGCTGAAAAGCTCCGGGCCTTGGGTGAGATGGCCGCGGGTATCGCCCATGACTTCAACAACATCCTCTCAGCCATGAGGGCCCATCTCCTGGTGCTTAAAAAGCGCCTGGGGGATCAGAGCCAAGAGGAGTTTCGAAGCCTGGAAATGGCCTTAAAAGACGGCATGGCCATTGTCGAAAGGCTACGGGGGTTTGGCAAAAAACAGGAACATCTTTCTCGTCAGCTGGTGGATATCAACGAGCTCATTCGCGATGCTGTAGCCATGACCAGACCAAAATGGCGACATGAATCCCTTAAAAAGGGACATCCCATTGAGATTGACCTGGCCCTAAGCCCCCTGCCCCGGGTAATGGTCAACCCCTCTGATATCCGGGAGGTCTTGGTAAATCTTATATTCAATGCTGTAGAGGCCATGCCCCAGGGAGGAAAGATTACTATCTCCTCGGCAAAGGAGGCAGACAGGGTCATTGTTCAGGTTCAGGACACAGGTATAGGTATGGACGAGGAGACCAAGAGTCGGATCTTTGACCCCTTTTTCACCACAAAGGGCCATGGTTCAGGGTTGGGGTTATCCCTTTCCTACACCATCTGCCAAAGTCACGGAGGAACCCTGGAGGTGGAAAGCGAACCCGGTAAAGGAAGCACCTTCACCCTCTCTCTGCCCGTTGCTCCCGAATCTTAA
- a CDS encoding CTP synthase, whose translation MPRRRRHSQTKFIFITGGVLSSLGKGLAAAAIGALLESRGLRVTFQKLDPYINVDPGTMNPFQHGEVFVTDDGAETDLDLGHYERFTSAKMGKKNNYTSGRIYFSVITKERRGDYLGGTVQIIPHVTDEIKAAIRQLSGEADVAIVEIGGTVGDIEGLPFLEAIRQLRADLGRENTLYIHLTYIPYIRAAGEVKTKPTQHSVKELRAIGIQPDILMCRTEQFLTPEIKAKIALFCNVDEDAVITAKDVDCIYEIPLIFHKEGLDEKILELLNIWTRSPVLKNWEDLVYRLKHPQKRVRIAVVGKYVHLKDSYKSLHEAIVHGGMANSAAVEITYLDSEELGSENVGQRLNGCHGVLVPGGFGSRGIEGKILAINWARENKIPFFGICLGMQLAVIEFARNVAGLHEANSTEFDPTTAYPVIYLMKEWFDYRTQQVVFRDEEVNKGGTMRLGAYPCRLTEGTFAHQAYSCSEIYERHRHRYEFNNRFRETLEKAGLRISGTSPDGKLVEIIEVADHPWFLGCQFHPEFKSKPMAPHPLFAAFIRAALDYQKSKSAEEKAA comes from the coding sequence ATGCCCAGAAGGAGAAGACATAGTCAGACCAAGTTTATCTTTATTACCGGAGGGGTTCTCTCTTCCTTAGGGAAGGGCCTGGCCGCGGCGGCCATTGGAGCCCTTTTAGAAAGCCGGGGGCTGAGAGTCACCTTTCAGAAACTGGATCCTTACATCAATGTGGATCCAGGAACCATGAATCCCTTCCAGCATGGGGAGGTTTTCGTCACCGATGATGGAGCAGAGACAGATCTGGATCTTGGTCACTACGAGCGCTTCACTTCGGCCAAGATGGGAAAGAAAAACAACTACACCTCTGGAAGAATTTATTTCTCGGTGATCACCAAGGAACGCCGAGGGGATTATCTTGGAGGGACGGTGCAGATCATTCCCCACGTCACCGACGAGATTAAGGCCGCCATTCGCCAGCTCTCGGGAGAGGCCGACGTGGCCATCGTTGAGATCGGTGGTACGGTGGGAGACATAGAAGGGCTACCTTTCCTTGAGGCCATCCGTCAGCTTCGGGCTGATTTAGGCCGGGAGAACACCCTTTATATTCACCTTACCTATATTCCCTATATTCGGGCCGCTGGCGAGGTAAAAACCAAACCCACCCAACACAGTGTCAAAGAACTCCGAGCCATTGGTATTCAGCCAGACATTCTTATGTGCCGTACAGAGCAGTTTCTGACTCCAGAGATAAAGGCCAAGATAGCCCTTTTCTGCAACGTGGACGAAGATGCTGTCATCACCGCCAAAGACGTGGACTGCATCTATGAAATCCCTCTCATTTTCCACAAAGAGGGCCTGGATGAAAAGATCCTTGAGCTTCTCAATATCTGGACTAGATCTCCCGTCCTGAAAAACTGGGAGGACTTGGTCTATCGCCTCAAACATCCCCAGAAGAGGGTCCGTATCGCTGTAGTGGGCAAGTATGTCCACCTCAAAGATTCTTACAAGAGTCTTCATGAGGCCATTGTTCACGGAGGCATGGCCAATAGTGCTGCCGTGGAGATCACCTATCTGGATTCCGAGGAGCTGGGGTCCGAGAATGTCGGTCAAAGGCTCAACGGCTGCCATGGCGTTCTGGTCCCCGGAGGCTTTGGCAGCCGAGGTATTGAGGGCAAGATTTTAGCTATCAACTGGGCCCGAGAAAATAAGATTCCCTTCTTTGGCATCTGCCTGGGGATGCAACTGGCGGTTATAGAGTTTGCCCGCAATGTAGCTGGCCTCCATGAGGCCAACTCCACCGAGTTTGACCCCACCACAGCCTACCCTGTTATCTACCTGATGAAAGAATGGTTTGACTATCGTACCCAACAGGTCGTCTTTCGAGACGAGGAAGTCAACAAAGGGGGGACTATGCGCCTGGGAGCCTACCCCTGCCGGCTAACTGAGGGAACCTTTGCCCACCAGGCCTATAGTTGCTCCGAGATTTACGAACGGCACCGACATCGCTATGAGTTCAACAACCGGTTCCGAGAAACCCTGGAGAAAGCTGGCCTGAGAATATCTGGAACCTCACCTGATGGAAAGTTGGTGGAGATAATCGAGGTAGCCGATCATCCCTGGTTTCTGGGCTGTCAATTTCATCCAGAGTTCAAATCAAAACCCATGGCTCCCCACCCTCTGTTTGCTGCCTTCATCCGGGCCGCTCTTGATTATCAAAAGAGTAAAAGTGCGGAGGAAAAGGCTGCCTAG
- a CDS encoding SemiSWEET family sugar transporter gives MISADFLGYLAGMITTFSGLPQLLTSYRRRNLSGLDLRFLVLFLVGISLWTIYGILIDSKPIIIFNSITLLIWIPILGLKIREQRAERG, from the coding sequence ATGATTTCTGCCGATTTCCTGGGATACTTGGCGGGGATGATCACCACCTTTTCGGGATTACCCCAGCTTCTTACCTCCTACCGCCGACGGAACTTAAGTGGGCTTGATCTGCGGTTTCTGGTTCTTTTTCTGGTGGGGATTTCTCTCTGGACGATCTATGGGATTCTTATTGATTCCAAACCCATTATCATCTTCAATTCCATTACCCTTCTTATCTGGATCCCCATATTAGGGCTTAAGATTCGGGAGCAACGGGCAGAGAGAGGGTGA
- a CDS encoding ammonium transporter, whose product MNAADTTFMMIASALVMLMTPGLALFYGGLVRNKNVLATIMQSFICLGLITLLWFIYGYSLSFGPDRGGIIGGLDYLFFRGVGLDPGPYSDSIPHLLFAAFQLMFAIITPALITGAFAERMKFSAFLVFTALWATVIYFPLCHWVWGGGWIGKLGALDFAGGTVIHISSGASALAAALVIGRRHGFGREAFHPHNLPLTVLGAGLLWFGWFGFNAGSALAADKIAVLAFMTTQIATGVAVLAWIFMEWMVQGKPTTLGASSGAIAGLVAITPAAGFVSPTSAVFIGLGAGIICYFAVLAKGKFGYDDALDVVGIHGVGGLFGALATGIFASVAWNPGGANGLLYGGAKQFLIQAIGAGAAVVYAFVGSLVLLKIVDSLVGLRVSKEEELQGLDLSQHSETGYSL is encoded by the coding sequence ATGAATGCCGCAGACACCACCTTTATGATGATTGCCAGTGCCTTGGTCATGCTCATGACCCCGGGGCTGGCCCTTTTTTATGGAGGGTTGGTCCGGAACAAGAACGTTCTGGCCACCATAATGCAGAGCTTTATCTGTTTGGGGTTAATAACCCTGCTGTGGTTCATCTATGGTTACAGTCTGTCTTTTGGCCCGGATCGGGGTGGAATAATCGGTGGTCTGGATTATCTGTTTTTCCGTGGAGTAGGGCTTGATCCTGGACCTTATTCAGATAGCATTCCTCACCTTCTATTTGCCGCCTTTCAGCTCATGTTTGCCATTATTACCCCGGCCCTAATTACCGGGGCCTTTGCCGAGAGGATGAAGTTTTCGGCCTTTTTGGTGTTTACGGCTCTTTGGGCCACGGTGATTTATTTTCCCCTTTGTCATTGGGTCTGGGGAGGTGGATGGATAGGAAAACTGGGGGCCCTAGATTTTGCCGGGGGCACGGTTATTCATATAAGCTCCGGGGCTTCGGCCTTAGCGGCAGCCTTGGTTATCGGACGCCGGCACGGTTTTGGTCGTGAGGCCTTCCACCCTCACAACCTACCCCTCACCGTCTTGGGGGCCGGTCTTCTCTGGTTTGGTTGGTTCGGTTTTAACGCCGGGAGTGCTCTGGCCGCTGATAAAATCGCCGTCCTGGCCTTTATGACCACCCAGATCGCTACCGGGGTAGCCGTTTTGGCCTGGATCTTCATGGAGTGGATGGTCCAGGGGAAACCCACTACTTTGGGAGCCTCATCGGGCGCTATCGCCGGCTTGGTCGCCATTACTCCCGCCGCCGGTTTTGTTTCCCCCACCTCAGCTGTCTTTATCGGGCTGGGGGCGGGAATTATCTGCTATTTTGCTGTCTTGGCCAAAGGGAAATTTGGCTATGATGATGCCTTAGATGTGGTTGGAATCCACGGAGTAGGGGGGCTTTTTGGGGCCCTGGCTACCGGGATTTTTGCCTCCGTGGCCTGGAATCCAGGGGGAGCCAATGGTCTTCTCTATGGTGGAGCCAAACAGTTTCTCATTCAGGCCATTGGGGCTGGAGCGGCGGTGGTTTACGCCTTTGTTGGCAGTCTGGTGCTCCTCAAGATAGTTGACAGCCTTGTTGGCTTGCGGGTGAGCAAGGAAGAGGAGCTCCAGGGACTCGATCTTTCCCAGCACAGCGAAACCGGTTATTCCCTTTAG
- a CDS encoding sensor histidine kinase, which translates to MKKRLPFSIRTNFLILTTFIVLLNSFIITSYYLYYEKNHRYRDLAFRARALVNDLAKSSIYGLITEDSHLLAGLLQGIRERDLAFAFVANESGRILAQRGQVPRELVLPPSDLKDLTSRLWAKGPRKTMVVYAPTRAPLGQGDESDLLRPQATKLAMIGYVAVGLSYQRIEADLAHIRKMACLLSLSVNLVAILVAYFLSHYLSAPLKKLTLAARSISRGVNPGPLRIKGRGEIGELTRAFNTMLAELQRSHRQLEDYTRGLEEMVKERTLALEQSVQELQHAYEELKRIHDIKAQFIQTASHELRTPLTAIKANVDFILHYESELLTEDHREILEAIQRNVNQMHKMVENMLSLVRLEEGLELDQEEVDLASAIDDCLLELSSLKGKRAVQTKIPAGLKVYADPDRLHVVFINLLSNAFRFTDDRGEVIIKAEKRTGHVRIEVQDNGVGIPVEHIEHIFEPFYQADRSRGGTGLGLAIVKRIVEGHGGEVTVSSSEEGTTFVILWPDGSVGEEESR; encoded by the coding sequence ATGAAAAAGAGGCTTCCTTTCTCTATCCGAACCAATTTTCTCATCCTTACCACCTTCATCGTCCTGCTGAATAGCTTCATTATCACTTCATATTATCTTTACTATGAAAAGAACCACCGCTACCGCGATCTGGCCTTCCGGGCCCGAGCTCTGGTCAATGATCTCGCCAAGAGCAGTATCTATGGCTTAATTACCGAAGATAGCCATCTCCTGGCCGGCCTTCTTCAGGGAATAAGGGAGCGGGATCTGGCCTTTGCCTTTGTGGCCAATGAATCGGGAAGGATTCTGGCTCAAAGGGGCCAAGTGCCCAGAGAGCTTGTCCTGCCTCCCTCAGACCTTAAAGATTTGACCAGCCGCCTTTGGGCAAAGGGCCCCCGGAAGACCATGGTGGTCTATGCTCCCACCAGAGCTCCCCTAGGGCAAGGAGATGAATCCGATCTTCTCAGGCCGCAGGCAACTAAACTGGCCATGATAGGCTATGTGGCCGTGGGGCTGAGCTACCAGCGTATTGAGGCTGATCTAGCCCATATCCGCAAAATGGCCTGCCTCCTAAGCCTCTCTGTCAACTTGGTGGCCATTCTTGTCGCCTATTTCCTTTCACATTATCTTTCTGCCCCCCTTAAGAAACTCACCCTGGCCGCCAGGAGTATCAGTCGGGGAGTAAACCCCGGCCCCCTCAGGATTAAAGGCCGGGGAGAGATTGGAGAACTCACCCGGGCCTTTAACACCATGCTGGCCGAGCTTCAGCGCTCCCATCGGCAACTGGAAGACTACACTCGAGGTCTGGAGGAGATGGTTAAGGAAAGAACCTTGGCCCTGGAGCAGTCTGTCCAGGAGCTCCAGCACGCCTATGAAGAACTCAAGAGAATTCACGACATAAAGGCCCAGTTCATCCAGACGGCCTCCCACGAACTGCGAACCCCGCTTACGGCCATCAAGGCCAATGTGGACTTTATCCTCCACTACGAAAGTGAACTCCTCACCGAAGACCACCGGGAGATTCTCGAGGCCATCCAAAGAAACGTTAACCAGATGCATAAAATGGTAGAAAACATGCTCTCTCTGGTAAGATTAGAAGAAGGTCTGGAACTTGACCAAGAGGAAGTAGATCTGGCCTCAGCCATAGATGACTGTCTCCTAGAGCTTTCTTCCCTTAAGGGGAAAAGGGCTGTCCAAACAAAAATCCCTGCGGGGCTTAAGGTCTATGCTGATCCAGATCGACTACACGTGGTCTTTATTAACCTCCTTTCCAATGCTTTTCGATTTACAGATGATAGGGGAGAGGTCATAATCAAGGCCGAAAAAAGGACCGGTCATGTCAGGATAGAAGTCCAGGACAACGGGGTGGGTATCCCGGTCGAACATATTGAACATATCTTCGAACCTTTTTACCAGGCCGATAGAAGCCGAGGGGGAACAGGTTTGGGGCTGGCTATTGTTAAGAGAATTGTCGAGGGCCATGGTGGAGAGGTAACCGTTAGTTCTTCTGAAGAAGGAACCACCTTTGTAATCCTTTGGCCGGATGGATCAGTGGGTGAAGAGGAAAGTAGGTAA
- a CDS encoding MBL fold metallo-hydrolase, which produces MIIDGLTLGPFEVRCYIVACEKTREALVIDPAAAPELIHSRLQEKDLNLRYIVNTHGHADHTAANSPLKRLTGALVAMHEADDDFFRLPENHRLFEAWGFAPNEPADIRLKEGDRLVVGTIELSVIHTPGHSPGSICLYSPGTLFTGDTLFVGAVGRADLPGGDFETMLRSIRDKILPLPPETVIYPGHDYGDSPTSTLAREVKTNPYIVEFILGR; this is translated from the coding sequence ATGATTATCGATGGTCTAACCCTGGGGCCATTTGAGGTCCGTTGCTATATTGTTGCCTGTGAAAAAACCAGAGAGGCTTTGGTCATTGATCCGGCTGCTGCTCCAGAGCTTATTCACTCGCGTCTCCAGGAGAAAGATCTTAATTTGCGCTATATTGTTAACACTCACGGGCATGCCGATCATACGGCGGCCAACTCTCCCCTTAAAAGACTTACCGGGGCCCTGGTAGCCATGCACGAGGCCGACGACGATTTCTTCCGGCTACCAGAGAACCACCGCCTGTTTGAGGCCTGGGGGTTTGCCCCTAATGAGCCGGCTGACATCCGCTTAAAAGAAGGAGACCGTCTGGTGGTCGGCACCATAGAGCTCAGCGTTATTCATACCCCGGGGCATTCTCCGGGCTCTATCTGCCTCTACAGCCCGGGGACTCTTTTTACCGGCGATACCCTTTTTGTAGGGGCCGTGGGCCGGGCAGATCTTCCAGGAGGAGATTTTGAGACCATGCTTCGGTCCATTCGAGATAAAATCCTTCCTCTGCCCCCGGAGACCGTTATTTACCCTGGTCATGACTATGGAGACTCTCCTACCTCTACCCTGGCCCGGGAGGTGAAGACCAACCCTTATATCGTGGAGTTTATCCTCGGTCGATGA
- a CDS encoding 16S rRNA (guanine(527)-N(7))-methyltransferase RsmG, which produces MSYLRDLNQKQCQRLLNHWLRRYGLSPLASQTFDCLWNWLTAFEEAAPRLNLTAAKSRSQRVSQILEAIILSEMIDRGPVLDLGSGAGIPGLIGAIYRRELSFTLAEALTERVVFMNKICLQLGLRNCQAVVCHFGKKCPLEEGRFGSLVSRGFGSYRRFLKLGAPYAKQGARFFYLLRPEVEEEQGLSRSSEVVSFRLPDGQLRYLLIYER; this is translated from the coding sequence GTGAGTTATCTTCGTGATCTAAACCAGAAACAGTGTCAAAGGCTTCTGAACCATTGGTTAAGACGCTATGGTTTAAGTCCCCTGGCCTCCCAAACTTTCGACTGCCTCTGGAACTGGCTAACAGCCTTCGAGGAGGCCGCCCCGCGATTAAATCTCACCGCGGCCAAAAGCCGGAGTCAGAGGGTCTCCCAGATCCTGGAGGCCATTATCCTCTCCGAAATGATAGACCGCGGCCCGGTCCTTGACCTTGGCTCTGGAGCCGGTATCCCCGGACTTATCGGGGCCATTTACCGAAGAGAACTTTCCTTTACCCTGGCCGAAGCCCTAACCGAAAGGGTAGTGTTTATGAATAAGATCTGTCTCCAGTTAGGGCTTAGGAACTGCCAGGCTGTGGTCTGCCACTTCGGTAAGAAGTGTCCTCTTGAAGAAGGGCGCTTCGGCAGTCTTGTTTCTCGGGGGTTTGGTTCCTACCGGCGCTTTCTTAAACTGGGAGCCCCTTATGCCAAGCAGGGGGCCCGATTTTTTTATCTTCTGCGACCAGAGGTAGAGGAAGAACAGGGTCTCTCCCGGTCCTCGGAGGTGGTTTCCTTCAGGCTCCCTGACGGACAACTGCGTTACCTCTTGATTTATGAAAGATGA
- a CDS encoding 1,4-alpha-glucan branching protein domain-containing protein, whose amino-acid sequence MRESTVVVGQTLKAEALGSHILVSWSKVSFLPDEDLYLEVFREGSLLASHRVSHLQQLEIDLPGAGDFTLVLSRKRRQELSLVSGFHYSPHVVFVSENERRHHLSWGQIDWRAVEAELKLTTGLSLKETRAFLRLLRYPDPVTGFPEEEWQEVGVSDRSLILGLIRAVELHLLDREGHSLKRIFRLEVIPPERGAEIDKISITVGPEEFYLYLTRKVVEPDELQLKAFWRIPQSLVDELEREFLAPRGLSWEKAGVVLRLFRQEGGSWQEFRPHEHRAIGLARDWIFPLIPPGLYQARLLLETYDGETLTVIASSNLCFLAGGQEGIFLLPIDEYRLFAYWHLEQESLTRRLEEFAAGDSVKTFLRLFEEFSGNLYPRPDKDIEVHLGLTNNWYLHLEPDKRWRIQILAVRGDGKLLELTPVSNPAQTGRLSTGANPVVYKTVDLPLEHPTIRPIKGVMDPANHSIGLLILHLHAHLPYIRRRIVYGQAGYWQPMGYPEEWFHEALVDTYIPLIDRLESLVAEGVDFKLSMDISPALSNMMRCPLLQEEFLRYIEGLINLARAEIERTLREEPHYTHAAWVHLERFEKAREIFLRWEGDLTRAFRSLQDRGYLEISTCAATHAFLPFYLSHKEAIYAQVETAIRDYEETFGRLPVGIWLPECAYHPGIEEILDHFGLRYFFSETHTVLLADSPVEFGYHAPVYIRGSNVAVFPRDPETGKQVWSGEEGYPGDPDYLEFHIKGGPLRYNRVTDRRSQQKEPYNRDWALAKAASHAQHFMEGRNFRFEYVHGWFWKKPLTVATYDAELFGHHWFEGPDFLYFLLKKIYHNQNQTELITPADYLARYPTNQDVFPATSSWGDKGTFDKWMYGSVSWMYRHIHQAIAAAREMAEAPEVDDEYSRRLLAQASREVLWAMNSDLAFVISNGHFIDRMKEFFFEALENFWWLRDLFESYRKHGHRDEGALRLLEISRPIFPRINPRCFARRKR is encoded by the coding sequence ATGAGAGAATCCACCGTGGTCGTCGGCCAAACCTTGAAAGCCGAGGCCCTGGGAAGTCATATTCTGGTTTCCTGGTCAAAGGTCTCCTTCCTGCCTGATGAAGATCTTTACCTTGAGGTCTTCCGTGAGGGGAGCCTTTTGGCCAGCCATCGAGTCAGCCATTTGCAACAACTTGAGATAGACCTTCCCGGGGCTGGGGACTTCACCCTTGTTCTTTCCCGGAAACGCCGCCAAGAACTCAGCCTCGTTTCTGGTTTTCATTACAGCCCTCATGTGGTCTTTGTTTCCGAAAATGAAAGAAGACACCATCTCTCTTGGGGGCAAATAGACTGGCGGGCTGTGGAGGCTGAGCTCAAGTTAACCACCGGCCTCAGCCTGAAGGAGACCAGGGCCTTCCTCCGCCTTTTGCGTTATCCAGATCCGGTAACCGGTTTCCCTGAAGAAGAGTGGCAGGAGGTAGGAGTCTCAGATAGGTCCCTCATCCTGGGGCTTATCAGGGCGGTCGAACTTCATCTTCTAGATCGGGAAGGCCACAGCCTTAAGCGAATCTTTCGGCTGGAGGTTATCCCTCCAGAGAGGGGAGCCGAGATAGACAAAATATCTATTACTGTGGGCCCGGAAGAGTTCTATCTTTATCTGACGCGAAAGGTAGTTGAACCAGACGAACTTCAGCTTAAGGCCTTCTGGCGTATTCCTCAGTCGTTGGTGGACGAGCTGGAGAGGGAGTTTCTTGCCCCCCGGGGGCTTTCCTGGGAGAAGGCCGGAGTCGTTCTGCGACTTTTTCGTCAAGAAGGAGGCTCATGGCAGGAGTTTAGGCCTCACGAACACCGGGCTATTGGCCTGGCCAGGGATTGGATTTTTCCCTTGATCCCCCCCGGGCTGTATCAGGCCCGGCTCCTCTTGGAGACTTATGACGGTGAGACCCTGACGGTAATAGCCTCTTCTAATCTATGTTTTCTGGCCGGTGGCCAGGAGGGGATCTTCCTTTTGCCGATAGATGAGTACCGTCTTTTTGCCTATTGGCATCTGGAGCAGGAGTCCTTGACCAGAAGGCTGGAGGAATTTGCCGCGGGGGACTCGGTTAAGACCTTTCTCCGTCTTTTTGAGGAGTTTTCCGGGAATCTCTATCCCCGGCCGGATAAGGATATCGAAGTCCACCTGGGTCTAACCAACAACTGGTACCTCCATCTAGAACCAGATAAGCGTTGGCGAATTCAGATTTTGGCCGTCCGAGGGGATGGAAAGCTCCTTGAGCTCACCCCGGTCTCCAACCCGGCTCAGACAGGTCGTCTCTCCACCGGGGCCAACCCTGTGGTTTACAAAACGGTAGATCTTCCCCTGGAGCATCCCACTATCCGACCGATAAAGGGGGTTATGGATCCGGCCAATCATTCCATTGGCCTTCTTATTCTTCATCTTCATGCCCATCTTCCCTACATCAGACGGCGTATCGTTTATGGTCAGGCCGGTTATTGGCAACCCATGGGCTATCCAGAGGAATGGTTCCACGAGGCCTTGGTAGATACCTATATTCCCCTGATAGATCGTCTTGAATCCCTGGTGGCTGAAGGGGTCGATTTTAAGCTCTCTATGGATATCTCTCCGGCCCTTTCCAACATGATGCGCTGTCCTCTTCTCCAGGAAGAGTTCCTGCGCTACATAGAAGGTCTTATCAATTTGGCCCGAGCGGAGATCGAACGTACCCTCAGGGAGGAGCCGCACTATACTCATGCTGCCTGGGTTCACCTGGAACGCTTTGAGAAGGCCCGGGAAATCTTCCTCCGCTGGGAGGGGGATCTTACCCGGGCCTTCCGCAGCCTTCAGGATCGGGGCTATTTGGAGATATCTACCTGTGCCGCCACCCATGCCTTTTTGCCCTTTTATCTGAGCCACAAGGAGGCCATTTACGCCCAGGTGGAAACAGCCATCAGGGACTATGAGGAGACCTTTGGTCGGCTTCCGGTAGGAATCTGGTTGCCGGAGTGCGCCTATCACCCCGGAATTGAAGAAATCCTTGATCACTTTGGCCTTCGATATTTTTTTAGTGAAACCCACACGGTCCTTCTGGCTGATAGTCCGGTGGAATTTGGTTACCATGCTCCGGTCTATATCAGAGGTTCTAATGTGGCTGTTTTCCCCCGAGATCCGGAGACCGGCAAGCAGGTCTGGAGTGGTGAGGAGGGTTATCCCGGGGATCCTGACTATCTGGAATTTCACATAAAGGGTGGTCCCCTGCGTTACAACCGGGTCACTGATCGCCGCTCTCAACAAAAGGAGCCTTATAACCGAGATTGGGCCCTGGCCAAGGCGGCCAGCCATGCCCAACACTTTATGGAAGGACGCAACTTCCGTTTTGAATATGTCCATGGTTGGTTCTGGAAAAAGCCCCTTACCGTGGCCACCTATGACGCCGAACTGTTTGGTCATCACTGGTTTGAGGGGCCAGACTTTCTCTATTTTCTTCTCAAGAAGATCTACCACAATCAAAATCAGACCGAGCTCATAACCCCGGCCGATTACCTGGCCCGTTATCCCACCAATCAAGATGTCTTCCCGGCCACGTCCTCTTGGGGAGATAAGGGCACCTTTGATAAATGGATGTACGGTTCAGTTTCCTGGATGTATCGCCATATACATCAAGCTATTGCCGCAGCTAGGGAAATGGCTGAGGCCCCCGAGGTAGATGACGAATATAGCCGACGCCTTCTGGCTCAGGCCAGCCGAGAGGTCCTCTGGGCGATGAACAGTGATCTGGCCTTTGTCATCTCCAATGGTCACTTCATTGATCGAATGAAGGAATTCTTTTTCGAGGCCCTGGAGAATTTTTGGTGGCTGCGGGATCTTTTTGAATCCTACCGAAAACATGGCCATCGGGATGAGGGAGCTCTACGACTGCTTGAAATCTCTCGTCCTATTTTTCCCAGAATAAATCCCCGCTGTTTTGCAAGGAGGAAGAGATGA